A region of Sphingomonas crusticola DNA encodes the following proteins:
- the arfB gene encoding alternative ribosome rescue aminoacyl-tRNA hydrolase ArfB yields MTSPAPPPLPEEALEERFLAATGPGGQNVNKVATAVQLRLDVYALRLVPDVFARLKGLAGSRWTLDGGIIVTARRFRTREANRADARARLAELVAAAHVRPERRIKTKPSKAAKAKRVDTKARTGAIKRGRGKPALD; encoded by the coding sequence ATGACAAGCCCCGCTCCCCCACCTTTGCCGGAAGAAGCGCTGGAAGAGCGTTTTCTCGCCGCGACCGGCCCCGGCGGGCAGAATGTCAACAAGGTGGCGACGGCCGTGCAGCTACGCCTCGACGTTTATGCCCTGCGGCTGGTGCCGGACGTGTTCGCACGGCTGAAGGGGCTGGCGGGTAGCCGCTGGACGCTGGACGGCGGCATCATCGTCACCGCCCGACGTTTCCGGACGCGCGAAGCCAATCGCGCCGACGCGCGCGCGCGCCTGGCGGAGTTGGTCGCCGCCGCGCACGTCCGCCCCGAACGGCGGATCAAGACCAAGCCGAGCAAGGCGGCAAAGGCGAAGCGGGTCGACACCAAGGCGCGCACCGGGGCGATCAAGCGCGGGCGGGGAAAACCCGCGCTCGACTAA
- the rutB gene encoding pyrimidine utilization protein B, protein MQSDSVVEPSIAPGTRMVTLPARPEPLRLAADQTAVVVIDMQNAYASPGGYVDLAGFDIAGAAGTIEKIATVLDTARGAGVQIVYLQNGWDADYVEAGGPGSPNWHKSNALKTMRARPELKGRLLARGGWDYALVDRLAPQPGDITLHKTRYSAFFNSQLDQTLRARGIRNIVFVGIATNVCVESTLRDGFHLEYFGVMLEDATHHLGPDFIQQATVYNVEKFFGWVSSVADFCGSFGQIGE, encoded by the coding sequence ATGCAGAGCGATAGCGTCGTCGAACCTTCCATCGCGCCGGGCACGCGGATGGTGACGTTGCCGGCGCGGCCCGAGCCTTTGCGCCTCGCGGCCGATCAGACCGCGGTGGTCGTGATCGACATGCAGAATGCCTATGCCTCCCCCGGCGGCTATGTCGACCTGGCGGGCTTCGACATTGCCGGCGCAGCGGGGACGATCGAGAAGATCGCGACGGTGCTCGACACGGCGCGCGGGGCGGGCGTGCAGATCGTCTACCTCCAGAACGGCTGGGATGCCGATTATGTTGAGGCAGGCGGCCCAGGATCGCCCAACTGGCACAAGTCCAACGCGCTCAAGACGATGCGCGCGCGGCCCGAACTCAAGGGACGATTGCTGGCGCGCGGCGGCTGGGATTATGCGCTGGTCGACCGCCTCGCCCCCCAGCCCGGCGACATCACGCTCCACAAGACGCGCTATTCTGCCTTCTTCAACTCGCAGCTCGACCAGACGTTACGCGCGCGCGGCATCCGCAACATCGTGTTTGTCGGCATCGCCACCAACGTCTGCGTCGAAAGCACGCTGCGCGACGGCTTCCACCTCGAATATTTCGGGGTGATGCTGGAGGACGCGACCCACCATCTCGGCCCCGACTTCATCCAGCAGGCGACGGTCTATAACGTCGAGAAATTCTTCGGCTGGGTTTCGAGCGTGGCCGATTTCTGCGGCAGCTTCGGCCAGATCGGGGAATGA
- a CDS encoding circularly permuted type 2 ATP-grasp protein — translation MRDAFDEVWGTGGDRTGRPGFTELAGWIANTPLHELDRRQKAAEAAFRQLGITFAVYGEEESAERIIPFDIVPRIFTHNEWERLKAGLVQRVEAINAFLGDVYGKQQIIADGVVPAELVLANAQFRGFLHGQKPPHGVFAHICGIDLVRTGPDDFFVLEDNARTPSGVSYMLENREAMLRLCPEIFHRFPVCPVDRYPDQLRDTLRSVAPRGSGSEPVCVLLTPGHFNSAFYEHSFLADSMGIELVEAADLEVDDDVVWMRTIDGRVRVDVIYRRIDDDYIDPLVFRPDSLLGVPGLIAAYRAGNVALVNAPGTGIADDKAIYSYMPEIVKYYSGEDVKLPNVETYRCREPEALQYTLDHLDQLVVKLVDGSGGYGMLVGPTATRKQIEDFRAALIAEPQRYIAQPTLALSTVPTLTDKGVAPRHVDFRPFVLTGAEGVHIVPGGLTRVALIEGSLVVNSSQGGGTKDSLILSDVTQYQSQGPDGQTQRQS, via the coding sequence ATGCGCGACGCATTTGATGAAGTGTGGGGGACTGGCGGCGACCGTACCGGACGGCCGGGATTCACCGAATTGGCCGGCTGGATCGCCAACACGCCGCTGCACGAACTCGACCGTCGCCAGAAAGCGGCCGAAGCCGCCTTTCGCCAATTGGGGATCACCTTCGCGGTCTATGGCGAGGAAGAGAGCGCGGAACGTATCATCCCGTTCGACATCGTGCCCCGCATCTTCACCCACAATGAGTGGGAACGGCTGAAAGCGGGGCTGGTCCAGCGGGTCGAGGCGATCAACGCCTTCCTCGGCGACGTCTACGGCAAGCAGCAGATCATCGCCGATGGCGTCGTCCCGGCAGAGCTGGTGCTCGCCAACGCCCAGTTTCGTGGCTTCCTCCATGGCCAGAAGCCGCCCCACGGGGTGTTTGCCCATATCTGCGGCATCGACCTTGTCCGCACGGGCCCCGACGACTTCTTCGTGCTGGAGGATAATGCACGGACGCCTTCGGGCGTCTCCTACATGCTGGAAAATCGCGAAGCGATGCTGCGGCTGTGCCCGGAAATCTTCCATCGCTTCCCGGTCTGCCCGGTGGATCGCTACCCCGATCAATTGCGCGACACGTTGCGCTCGGTCGCACCGCGCGGCAGCGGGTCGGAGCCGGTATGCGTCCTGCTCACGCCGGGCCATTTCAACTCCGCTTTCTACGAGCATAGTTTCCTCGCCGATTCGATGGGAATCGAACTGGTCGAGGCCGCGGACCTTGAGGTTGACGACGATGTCGTGTGGATGCGCACGATCGACGGCCGCGTGCGCGTCGACGTGATCTATCGCCGCATCGACGACGATTATATCGATCCGCTGGTGTTCCGGCCGGATTCACTGCTTGGCGTGCCGGGGCTGATCGCGGCCTATCGCGCCGGCAACGTCGCATTGGTCAACGCGCCCGGCACGGGCATCGCCGACGACAAGGCGATCTATTCCTACATGCCCGAGATCGTGAAATATTATTCGGGCGAGGACGTGAAGCTCCCCAATGTCGAGACGTATCGCTGCCGCGAGCCCGAGGCGCTGCAATATACGCTCGACCATCTCGACCAGCTGGTGGTCAAACTGGTCGATGGTTCGGGCGGCTATGGCATGCTGGTCGGGCCGACCGCGACCCGCAAGCAGATCGAGGATTTCCGCGCCGCGCTGATCGCCGAACCGCAGCGTTACATCGCTCAGCCGACGCTGGCGCTGTCGACCGTGCCGACGCTCACCGACAAGGGCGTGGCGCCGCGTCACGTCGATTTTCGTCCGTTCGTGCTCACCGGCGCGGAGGGGGTTCATATCGTGCCGGGTGGCCTCACCCGCGTCGCCTTGATCGAGGGCTCGCTCGTGGTGAATTCCAGCCAGGGTGGCGGCACCAAGGACAGCCTGATCCTGTCGGACGTCACCCAATATCAATCGCAAGGCCCCGACGGGCAGACCCAGCGGCAGTCCTAG
- a CDS encoding MFS transporter: MSRERTDSPEPVTSAPRRAFSPGFVHLVLALGGFAIGTTEFATMSLLPAFSHGLGVDEPTGGHVISAYALGVVVGAPLLAVLGARLGRRTLLMLLMAAFAVGNLLSALAPTFGVLLVFRFLAGLPHGAYFGTAALVAAGLVPPERRTIAVGRVMLGLTVATIVGVPLANALGQWLGWRWGFGVVAIIALLTAILVLAVVPATPPAANASPLRELGALRRSQVWLTLAIGAIGFGGMFAVYTYLASTLAAVTHAPGYALPLVLAVFGVGLTLGNIVVPRFADRALMPTAGGLLAWSAAALAIYPFATPHLWSITLAVLAIGIGGALGTVLQTRLMDVAGDAQGLAAALNHSAFNTANALGPWLGGSAIAAGYGWASTGWVGCGLALAGLAIWAVALLVDRARSVREPCAAAAE; the protein is encoded by the coding sequence GTGAGCCGCGAACGAACCGATTCGCCCGAACCCGTCACGTCCGCACCGCGGCGGGCATTCTCGCCTGGTTTCGTTCACCTGGTGCTGGCGCTCGGCGGCTTCGCGATCGGCACCACCGAATTTGCGACCATGAGCCTGCTGCCGGCTTTCAGCCACGGCCTGGGCGTGGACGAGCCGACGGGCGGCCACGTCATCAGCGCCTATGCTTTGGGGGTGGTTGTCGGCGCGCCTTTGCTTGCCGTGCTGGGCGCGCGTCTTGGCAGGCGGACCTTGTTGATGCTGCTGATGGCGGCCTTCGCGGTGGGGAACCTGCTGAGCGCGCTGGCTCCCACATTCGGCGTGCTGCTCGTCTTTCGCTTCCTGGCCGGGCTTCCCCATGGAGCATATTTCGGCACTGCCGCGCTCGTCGCGGCCGGGCTCGTCCCACCCGAACGGCGCACGATTGCGGTCGGCCGGGTGATGCTGGGGCTGACCGTCGCCACGATCGTCGGCGTGCCGCTCGCCAATGCGCTGGGCCAGTGGCTGGGATGGCGCTGGGGCTTCGGCGTGGTGGCGATCATCGCCTTGCTGACCGCGATATTGGTACTTGCGGTCGTGCCGGCCACGCCGCCGGCCGCGAACGCGTCGCCGTTGCGTGAGCTTGGCGCGCTGCGGCGAAGCCAGGTGTGGCTGACGCTGGCGATCGGCGCGATCGGCTTCGGCGGCATGTTTGCGGTCTATACCTACCTCGCTTCGACGCTGGCGGCGGTGACCCACGCGCCGGGTTACGCGCTGCCCCTCGTGCTCGCCGTGTTCGGGGTCGGGCTGACATTGGGCAATATCGTCGTGCCGCGCTTCGCGGACCGTGCGCTGATGCCGACCGCGGGCGGCCTGCTCGCCTGGAGCGCGGCGGCATTGGCGATCTACCCGTTCGCCACGCCGCATCTTTGGTCGATCACGCTGGCCGTGCTGGCGATCGGGATTGGCGGAGCGCTCGGCACGGTGCTGCAAACCCGCCTGATGGATGTTGCCGGCGATGCGCAGGGGTTGGCCGCGGCGCTCAATCATTCCGCGTTCAACACCGCCAATGCGCTGGGACCATGGCTCGGCGGAAGTGCGATCGCCGCGGGCTACGGCTGGGCATCGACCGGCTGGGTCGGTTGCGGCCTCGCGCTTGCAGGGCTGGCGATTTGGGCGGTCGCGTTGCTGGTGGACCGTGCCCGCTCGGTGCGCGAACCCTGCGCCGCAGCGGCCGAGTGA
- the rutD gene encoding pyrimidine utilization protein D, whose translation MPHAAGLYYELHGPEDGEPLLLSPGLGGSASYWQPNLAAFAERFRVILYDHRGTGRSDRALPDMPSVEEMAQDALGLLDALGIARAHFLGHALGGLIGMALALAAPKRIGRLMVVNGWGRLEPHTGRCFDARLILLRAGGPQAYAEAQSIFLYPADWIAEEEAQVAAQTRASIDHFPGIDNVEKRIAATRAFDILDRIGEIVSPLLAVAASDDILVPSIASARIVDGLSPFNGGTEVTMRWGGHACNVTDADNFNEFAPAWIAGEPLIEE comes from the coding sequence ATGCCGCATGCCGCCGGGCTCTATTACGAACTGCATGGCCCGGAGGACGGCGAACCCTTGCTGCTCTCGCCCGGCCTCGGCGGCTCGGCGAGCTATTGGCAACCCAATCTCGCGGCCTTCGCCGAACGCTTCCGCGTCATCCTCTACGATCATCGCGGCACCGGCCGCAGCGACCGCGCCCTGCCCGATATGCCGAGTGTCGAGGAAATGGCGCAGGACGCGCTCGGCCTGCTCGATGCGCTCGGCATCGCCCGCGCCCATTTCCTCGGGCACGCGCTGGGCGGTTTGATCGGCATGGCGCTGGCGCTGGCCGCGCCCAAGCGGATCGGCCGGCTGATGGTCGTCAACGGCTGGGGGCGGCTGGAGCCGCACACCGGCCGTTGCTTCGATGCGCGCCTGATCCTGCTGCGCGCCGGCGGCCCGCAAGCTTATGCCGAGGCGCAATCGATCTTCCTCTATCCGGCGGACTGGATCGCGGAGGAGGAGGCGCAGGTCGCGGCCCAGACCCGCGCCAGCATCGACCATTTTCCCGGCATCGACAATGTCGAGAAACGGATCGCCGCGACGCGTGCTTTCGACATTCTCGACCGGATCGGCGAGATCGTCTCGCCCCTGCTCGCGGTCGCCGCCAGCGACGACATCCTCGTGCCGTCGATCGCGTCGGCGCGCATCGTCGATGGCCTGTCCCCCTTCAACGGCGGGACGGAGGTGACGATGCGGTGGGGAGGCCACGCCTGCAACGTCACCGATGCGGACAATTTCAACGAATTCGCGCCCGCCTGGATCGCCGGCGAGCCTTTAATCGAGGAGTGA
- the rutC gene encoding pyrimidine utilization protein C translates to MPFEAINPPQFPTPIAPYSAGAKAGNTVYVSGVLALGEGGAVLHVGDAAAQTRHVLEVIKTTLEAAGATMADVAMNHIFLKDLADYAAFNAVYAEYFPGAKPARYCIKCELVKPDCLVEIASVAHLS, encoded by the coding sequence GTGCCCTTTGAAGCCATCAACCCGCCCCAATTCCCGACCCCGATCGCGCCTTATTCCGCGGGCGCCAAGGCCGGAAATACGGTTTACGTCTCAGGCGTGCTGGCGCTGGGCGAGGGCGGCGCCGTGCTGCATGTCGGCGATGCCGCTGCGCAGACCCGCCACGTGCTCGAGGTGATCAAGACTACGCTGGAAGCGGCCGGCGCCACCATGGCGGACGTGGCGATGAACCACATCTTCCTCAAGGATCTTGCCGATTATGCCGCCTTCAATGCCGTCTATGCCGAATATTTCCCGGGCGCGAAGCCGGCGCGCTACTGCATTAAATGCGAGCTGGTGAAGCCCGATTGCCTGGTCGAGATCGCGTCGGTAGCGCATCTGTCGTGA
- a CDS encoding DUF1134 domain-containing protein, translating into MIGRTASMILAALLTASAAVAQVRTVDPNNAGAMAAPAPTAAPAEASPPPAEEEAPASAPPSTMAAPVEQPAGTQPPPPASQAEIAARDASAGGTFEEGDVVGAAEGVFGKGAAGLANLIEKIFKEQGRPNAYIAGNEAGGAVAIGVRYGSGTLFHKIEGQRPVFWTGPSIGFDLGANASKTFVLVYNLDDSQELYHRFPAAEGNVYAIGGFTASYLRRGHIVVIPIRLGVGLRLGANLGYMRFREKGSWLPF; encoded by the coding sequence ATGATCGGCAGAACGGCAAGCATGATCCTGGCAGCGCTGCTGACGGCATCGGCCGCAGTCGCGCAGGTCCGCACGGTCGATCCCAACAATGCTGGTGCGATGGCGGCGCCTGCCCCGACAGCAGCACCGGCCGAGGCTTCCCCACCTCCCGCCGAAGAGGAGGCGCCCGCATCGGCTCCGCCCAGCACCATGGCGGCCCCGGTCGAGCAGCCCGCCGGTACCCAGCCGCCCCCGCCCGCGTCCCAGGCCGAGATTGCCGCGCGCGACGCTTCGGCAGGCGGCACGTTCGAGGAAGGCGACGTCGTCGGCGCCGCCGAAGGCGTCTTCGGCAAGGGCGCGGCAGGGCTCGCGAATCTGATCGAGAAGATCTTCAAGGAGCAGGGTCGCCCCAACGCCTATATCGCCGGCAATGAGGCGGGCGGCGCGGTTGCGATCGGCGTGCGCTACGGATCGGGCACCTTGTTCCACAAGATCGAGGGCCAGCGTCCGGTCTTCTGGACCGGGCCGTCGATCGGCTTCGATCTGGGCGCCAACGCCTCCAAGACGTTCGTGCTCGTCTACAATCTCGACGACAGTCAGGAACTTTACCACCGCTTCCCTGCCGCCGAGGGTAACGTTTACGCCATTGGCGGATTCACCGCCTCCTACCTGCGGCGCGGCCATATCGTTGTGATCCCGATCCGGCTGGGGGTCGGGCTGCGGCTCGGCGCCAACCTCGGCTATATGCGCTTTCGAGAAAAGGGCAGCTGGCTGCCCTTCTAA
- the rutA gene encoding pyrimidine utilization protein A: MQVGVFVPINNNGWLISETSPQYMPSFDLNKEIALRAEKYGLDFLLSMIKLRGFGGKTEFWEYGLESFTLMAGLAAVTSKIKIYATCPTLVIPPAFAARMCNTIDSISHGRFGLNLITGWQRPEYSQMGLWPGDEHFRNRYDMLGEYAHILRELWGTGVSDFCGQYYQMDDCRVRPVPTGDMKIICAGSSDAGLAFSAQYADYAFCLGKGVNTPKAFASNNERLALATAKTGRDVSVFVLIMIIAAETDAEAMEKWIHYREGVDQEAIAWLGEQGAADKTSTTTNVRQLADKESAVNLNMGTLVGSYETVARLLDEMAEVPNTGGVLLTFDDFIEGVEAFGTRIQPLMKSRG; encoded by the coding sequence ATGCAGGTCGGTGTCTTCGTCCCCATCAACAACAATGGCTGGCTGATCAGCGAGACCTCGCCCCAATATATGCCGAGCTTCGATCTCAATAAGGAGATCGCGCTGCGCGCCGAGAAATATGGCCTCGATTTCCTGCTTTCGATGATCAAGCTGCGCGGCTTCGGCGGCAAGACCGAATTCTGGGAATATGGGCTGGAAAGCTTCACGCTGATGGCGGGGCTCGCCGCGGTCACCAGCAAGATCAAGATCTACGCCACCTGCCCGACCTTGGTGATCCCGCCCGCCTTCGCCGCACGAATGTGCAACACGATCGACTCGATCAGCCACGGCCGCTTCGGGCTGAACCTGATCACCGGCTGGCAGCGTCCCGAATATAGCCAGATGGGACTGTGGCCGGGCGACGAGCATTTCCGCAACCGCTACGACATGCTCGGCGAATATGCCCATATCCTGCGCGAATTATGGGGCACCGGCGTGTCCGATTTCTGCGGCCAATATTATCAGATGGACGATTGCCGCGTTCGCCCGGTGCCGACCGGCGACATGAAGATCATCTGCGCCGGCTCGTCCGACGCGGGCCTCGCTTTCTCGGCGCAATATGCCGATTACGCCTTCTGCCTCGGCAAGGGGGTCAACACGCCGAAGGCCTTCGCGTCGAACAACGAGCGGCTCGCGCTCGCCACCGCCAAGACCGGTCGCGACGTCTCCGTATTCGTGCTGATCATGATCATCGCCGCCGAGACCGACGCGGAGGCGATGGAAAAATGGATCCATTATCGCGAAGGCGTCGATCAGGAGGCGATCGCCTGGCTCGGCGAGCAGGGCGCCGCCGACAAGACCAGCACCACCACCAACGTCCGCCAGCTCGCTGACAAGGAAAGCGCGGTCAATCTCAACATGGGCACGCTGGTCGGCAGCTACGAAACCGTCGCGCGCCTGCTCGACGAGATGGCGGAGGTCCCCAACACCGGCGGCGTGCTGCTCACCTTCGACGATTTCATCGAGGGCGTCGAAGCCTTTGGCACGCGCATCCAGCCGCTGATGAAGAGCCGCGGCTAA
- a CDS encoding AraC family transcriptional regulator produces MDQMAELSAIITRHAPATGMYATPVRCLSLFRADQPTLPIPSVYEASLCLITQGAKRVSIGDTSLLYDAAHYLVVSVDLPLTGHIVEASADEPYLCCKIDLDLRALADLIIAEGRTGRRDGATVLAVYPSDPDLVDAACRLVRLIEQPASIATLAPLIEREILYRLLMGPHGSTLRQIAAADSHLNQVSRAIAAIRGNFRDQLRIREIAAAAGMSDSSLHAHFKAVTRMTPLEYQKQLRLQEARRLMLTEGASAGTAGFAVGYDSPSQFSREYRRLFGAPPRQDVERLQVGRDYLSATLAAG; encoded by the coding sequence ATGGATCAAATGGCCGAACTCAGCGCGATCATCACGCGCCATGCGCCGGCCACGGGCATGTATGCCACGCCGGTGCGGTGTCTATCCTTGTTTCGGGCAGACCAGCCCACCCTGCCGATCCCCTCGGTCTATGAAGCGTCGCTTTGCCTGATCACCCAGGGGGCGAAGCGGGTGTCGATCGGCGACACCAGCCTGCTATACGATGCGGCCCATTATCTTGTGGTCTCGGTGGACCTCCCGCTGACGGGGCATATCGTCGAAGCGAGCGCCGACGAACCCTATCTGTGCTGCAAGATCGACCTGGACCTGCGCGCGCTGGCCGACCTGATCATAGCGGAGGGGCGGACGGGGCGTCGCGACGGTGCGACGGTGCTGGCCGTATATCCGAGCGATCCGGATCTGGTGGATGCGGCCTGCCGCCTGGTGCGGCTGATCGAGCAGCCCGCAAGCATTGCGACCCTTGCGCCCCTGATCGAGCGCGAGATCCTTTACCGGCTGCTCATGGGGCCGCACGGATCGACGCTAAGGCAGATCGCCGCCGCCGACAGCCACCTCAACCAGGTGAGCCGCGCCATCGCCGCGATCCGCGGCAATTTCCGCGATCAACTCAGAATCCGCGAGATCGCCGCCGCTGCCGGCATGAGCGATTCCTCGCTCCATGCCCATTTCAAGGCGGTGACGCGCATGACGCCGCTCGAATATCAGAAGCAGCTGCGCCTGCAGGAGGCGCGCCGCCTGATGCTGACGGAAGGAGCGAGTGCCGGAACGGCAGGCTTCGCGGTCGGCTATGACAGTCCGTCCCAGTTCAGCCGCGAATATCGCCGGCTGTTCGGCGCGCCGCCGCGCCAGGATGTCGAACGGCTGCAAGTCGGTCGGGATTACCTCAGCGCGACGCTCGCTGCTGGTTAG
- the pgeF gene encoding peptidoglycan editing factor PgeF, producing MIEPYRARALAAVPHGFLGRRGGVSTGILAGLNVGLGSSDDRAAIVENRRRAVGAVLPGASLVTVHQVHSAEAVIATGPFAEDARPHADALVTDRPGLLLGILTADCVPVLLADVQAGVVGAAHAGWKGALGGVTDATVAAMEKLGAQRDRIAAAIGPCIARTSYEVDDTFAARFEQADPANERFFTPGRSGHQQFDIEAYVLSRLAMAGIRTVEALGLDTYADPEAFFSFRRATHRGEPDYGREISLIGLPA from the coding sequence ATGATCGAGCCCTATCGCGCGCGCGCTCTCGCCGCTGTGCCACATGGCTTTCTCGGCCGGAGGGGCGGCGTTTCCACCGGCATTCTCGCAGGGCTGAACGTCGGCCTGGGCTCGAGCGATGACCGCGCCGCCATCGTCGAGAATCGGCGACGCGCGGTTGGGGCGGTGCTGCCTGGTGCGTCGCTGGTCACGGTCCATCAGGTTCATTCCGCCGAGGCGGTGATCGCGACCGGACCCTTCGCCGAAGACGCGCGTCCGCACGCCGATGCACTCGTCACCGATCGCCCCGGATTGCTGCTCGGCATCCTCACCGCCGATTGCGTGCCTGTCCTGTTGGCGGATGTGCAGGCGGGTGTGGTGGGCGCCGCGCATGCCGGCTGGAAGGGCGCGCTTGGCGGAGTCACCGACGCCACGGTCGCCGCCATGGAGAAACTGGGCGCGCAGCGCGACCGCATCGCCGCCGCGATCGGCCCCTGTATCGCGCGCACGTCCTATGAGGTCGACGACACTTTCGCTGCGCGCTTTGAACAGGCGGATCCGGCCAACGAACGCTTCTTCACACCCGGCCGCAGCGGCCACCAGCAATTCGATATCGAAGCCTATGTGCTGTCCCGTCTGGCTATGGCAGGCATCCGCACCGTCGAGGCGCTCGGACTGGACACCTATGCCGATCCGGAAGCCTTCTTCAGCTTCCGCCGCGCCACGCATCGCGGCGAGCCTGATTATGGTCGCGAAATCTCGCTGATCGGCTTGCCTGCCTAG
- a CDS encoding SDR family oxidoreductase: MTGVTDKTVLITGASSGIGEAAVRELAQAGARLFIGARRGDRLEAMAQELGSQVAWQELDVTDAASFDAFAAAARARFGRIDALVNNAGVMPLSPLAALKRDEWKRMIDVNIHGVLNGIAAVLPDFVAQGSGHIVNVASIAAHMVMPTAAVYCASKYAVWAITDGLRQEHDNIRATIISPGVVATELGHDITDQGVAAALQEWRRKSLTPDAIARAIRFALEQPDGVDINEIIVRPTAAGM, translated from the coding sequence ATGACCGGAGTAACCGACAAGACTGTGCTTATCACCGGGGCCTCGAGCGGCATCGGCGAGGCCGCCGTGCGCGAGCTGGCGCAGGCGGGCGCTCGGCTGTTCATCGGCGCGCGCCGTGGCGATCGCTTGGAGGCGATGGCGCAGGAATTGGGCTCGCAGGTGGCGTGGCAGGAACTGGACGTGACCGACGCCGCGAGCTTCGACGCCTTCGCCGCCGCCGCCAGGGCGCGCTTTGGCCGCATCGACGCGCTGGTCAACAATGCCGGCGTCATGCCGCTGTCGCCGCTCGCCGCGCTGAAGCGCGACGAATGGAAACGGATGATCGACGTCAACATCCACGGCGTGCTCAACGGCATCGCCGCGGTCCTCCCGGACTTCGTGGCGCAGGGGAGCGGGCATATCGTCAATGTGGCCTCGATCGCCGCGCACATGGTGATGCCGACGGCGGCGGTTTACTGCGCGAGCAAATATGCGGTTTGGGCGATCACCGACGGCCTGCGGCAGGAGCATGACAATATTCGCGCGACGATTATCTCGCCGGGCGTCGTCGCGACCGAACTCGGCCACGACATCACGGACCAGGGGGTCGCGGCAGCACTCCAGGAATGGCGCAGGAAGTCACTGACTCCGGACGCGATCGCACGCGCGATCCGCTTCGCGCTTGAGCAGCCCGACGGGGTCGACATCAACGAGATCATCGTCCGCCCGACCGCCGCGGGCATGTAA
- a CDS encoding DUF3828 domain-containing protein, with protein MKTGAPSGVRSLPAVLASLPLLLCLAAAAPPLANAEAYVIGIYRQIPGDFNFRMVRYSSKLGALMRRDDALARRTGGVGALDWVPFCECQDTDPSYRIRSSSVQPRGSNGAIVSILLRNGSDERFTVDLVRERGLWRVADVHGPSTPSLLALLQRQIPREEKSLRQQEGKE; from the coding sequence ATGAAAACCGGGGCGCCTTCGGGGGTCCGGTCGCTACCGGCTGTCCTCGCCTCACTCCCGCTTCTTCTTTGTCTCGCCGCCGCCGCGCCGCCGCTGGCGAATGCCGAAGCCTATGTCATTGGCATCTACCGACAGATTCCAGGCGACTTTAATTTCAGGATGGTCCGCTATTCCTCGAAACTCGGCGCACTAATGCGGCGTGACGACGCCCTGGCGCGTCGTACTGGGGGTGTCGGCGCACTCGACTGGGTGCCCTTTTGCGAATGCCAGGACACCGATCCAAGTTATCGCATCCGCTCGTCTTCGGTCCAGCCGCGAGGCTCGAACGGCGCGATCGTATCGATATTGCTTCGCAACGGATCGGACGAGCGTTTCACTGTTGATCTTGTCCGCGAGCGCGGCCTGTGGCGCGTTGCCGATGTGCACGGACCCAGCACGCCAAGCTTGCTTGCGTTGCTCCAACGACAGATCCCGCGCGAGGAAAAATCCCTCAGGCAGCAGGAAGGTAAAGAATAG